A stretch of the Planctomycetota bacterium genome encodes the following:
- a CDS encoding prepilin-type N-terminal cleavage/methylation domain-containing protein, which produces MSRAVHRERADRGFTLVELTLVIIIILILVAIAIPAYGSLTYSSGRSGSASAVQNALESARDAAVRAGPGRDAAAIFLGGEDGRVRAVTGVVEAQILDDAGGVDVLRDIFVPAPGTEAIQLPRGWSARGYARAATLVSSVSGTPGTRPELADNAEWYEQTYTSDREDGHWVYPETEFYERAEPDSGAARQTFMVRFEGGTGRYQSTATAKALYIEPAPTIAFRRSGTIYDRFRVDRAEDLGRFVRRVLADPSLSQNDRRDLLGDISADTVLVGPVGQVAVYKEERLANSIGADGLNRGTDTFYRAIDGSVTDPEYDVGLFGGVADPAIINARISQWIRGSSLTTGALPASETSDARIFQVSRYLGSPTEVERLVEGQ; this is translated from the coding sequence GTGAGCCGGGCCGTGCATCGCGAGCGGGCGGACCGGGGCTTCACCCTGGTCGAGCTGACGCTGGTGATCATCATCATCCTGATCCTGGTGGCGATCGCCATCCCGGCGTACGGCTCGCTCACCTACAGCAGCGGCCGGAGTGGATCGGCCAGCGCCGTGCAGAACGCCCTCGAGAGCGCCCGCGACGCCGCCGTACGCGCGGGCCCGGGTCGGGATGCCGCCGCGATCTTCCTGGGCGGCGAGGACGGCCGGGTGCGGGCGGTCACGGGCGTGGTCGAGGCGCAGATCCTCGATGACGCGGGCGGCGTCGACGTGCTGCGTGACATCTTCGTGCCCGCGCCGGGGACCGAGGCGATCCAGTTGCCCCGCGGCTGGTCGGCCCGCGGCTACGCCCGCGCGGCGACGCTGGTCAGCAGCGTGTCGGGCACGCCCGGCACCAGGCCCGAGCTGGCCGACAACGCCGAGTGGTACGAGCAGACCTACACGTCGGATCGCGAGGACGGGCACTGGGTCTACCCCGAGACCGAGTTCTACGAGCGGGCCGAGCCCGACAGCGGCGCCGCCCGGCAGACGTTCATGGTTCGATTCGAGGGCGGCACCGGACGCTACCAGAGCACGGCGACCGCCAAGGCGTTGTACATAGAGCCCGCGCCGACGATCGCGTTCCGGCGCTCGGGCACGATCTACGACCGCTTCCGCGTGGACCGCGCCGAGGATCTGGGCCGCTTCGTGCGGCGGGTGCTCGCCGATCCATCGCTCTCGCAGAACGACCGCCGCGACCTGCTGGGCGATATCTCCGCCGACACCGTCCTCGTCGGCCCCGTCGGCCAGGTGGCGGTGTACAAGGAAGAGCGGCTGGCGAATTCGATCGGGGCGGACGGGCTCAACCGCGGCACCGATACGTTCTACCGGGCCATCGACGGCAGCGTCACCGACCCGGAGTACGACGTCGGCCTGTTCGGCGGCGTGGCCGACCCGGCCATCATCAACGCGCGCATCTCGCAGTGGATCCGGGGCAGTTCGCTGACGACCGGGGCGCTGCCCGCCTCCGAGACGTCCGACGCCCGCATCTTCCAGGTTTCCCGGTATCTGGGCTCGCCGACCGAGGTCGAGCGGCTGGTGGAGGGTCAATGA
- the metF gene encoding methylenetetrahydrofolate reductase [NAD(P)H] — MTATADHIRDIFERDGTTASFEFFPPRSAEAAEGLFDAVHELVPLRPSFVSVTYGAGGSTRELTRDLVHRIRRESPLTPIPHLTGVCHTPAEVEQMLEGYAAAGVRNIMALGGDPPGNYDQSSGDPFEHFRHGIDVVRAIRGFSERHLERGTQLGIGVGGYPEGHPATPNRLEEMDHLKAKVDAGADFIATQLFFENRDFYDFRERCELAGVRVPIVAGIMPVTSVKGMRRMAELAAGARFPASLLRALRRAGDDAEAVRRVGVHWATEQCRDLLDHKVAGLHFYTLNRSTATREIYRALGVRDSRAFV; from the coding sequence GTGACCGCGACGGCCGACCACATCCGAGACATCTTCGAGCGCGACGGTACGACGGCGAGCTTCGAGTTCTTCCCGCCGCGTTCCGCCGAGGCCGCCGAGGGCCTGTTCGACGCCGTGCACGAGCTGGTGCCGCTGCGGCCGTCGTTCGTCTCGGTGACCTACGGCGCGGGTGGCTCGACCCGGGAATTGACGCGGGACCTCGTGCATCGCATCCGCCGCGAGAGCCCGCTGACGCCCATCCCGCACCTGACCGGCGTCTGCCACACGCCCGCGGAGGTCGAGCAGATGCTCGAGGGCTACGCGGCCGCGGGCGTGCGGAACATCATGGCGCTGGGCGGCGATCCGCCGGGCAACTACGACCAGTCGAGCGGCGACCCCTTCGAGCACTTCCGCCATGGCATCGACGTCGTACGGGCGATCCGGGGGTTCTCGGAGCGGCACCTCGAGCGGGGCACGCAGCTCGGCATCGGCGTGGGCGGCTACCCGGAGGGCCACCCCGCAACACCCAACCGTCTCGAGGAGATGGACCACCTCAAGGCCAAGGTCGATGCGGGCGCCGACTTCATCGCCACGCAGCTTTTCTTCGAGAATCGCGACTTCTACGACTTCCGCGAGCGGTGCGAGCTGGCGGGCGTCCGCGTCCCCATCGTCGCGGGCATCATGCCCGTCACGAGCGTCAAGGGCATGCGTCGGATGGCCGAACTCGCGGCGGGCGCCCGCTTCCCGGCGTCGCTGCTGCGGGCGCTGCGGCGGGCGGGCGACGACGCCGAGGCCGTCCGTCGCGTGGGCGTGCACTGGGCGACCGAGCAGTGCCGCGACCTGCTGGACCACAAGGTCGCCGGCCTGCACTTCTATACGCTCAACCGCTCGACGGCGACCCGGGAGATCTACCGCGCGCTGGGCGTGCGGGATTCGCGGGCCTTCGTCTAG
- a CDS encoding DUF3467 domain-containing protein, with translation MAENQPQQQVQLRIDESKMHTTYANTIRSSTTNDEVVLDFGLNIPMQGPDNQPVLNFSIGSRVITNWAGAKRLAISMGQLVRQYEERNGEIQLQRPQAGPAAEDGPKLTE, from the coding sequence ATGGCCGAGAACCAGCCCCAGCAACAGGTCCAGCTCCGCATCGATGAGTCGAAGATGCACACGACCTACGCGAACACCATCCGCAGCTCGACGACCAACGACGAGGTCGTGCTCGACTTCGGCTTGAACATCCCGATGCAGGGGCCCGACAACCAGCCGGTGCTCAACTTCTCCATCGGAAGCCGCGTCATTACGAACTGGGCGGGCGCCAAGCGACTGGCGATCTCCATGGGCCAGCTCGTCCGCCAGTACGAGGAGCGCAACGGCGAGATCCAGCTGCAGCGCCCCCAGGCCGGCCCCGCCGCCGAGGACGGCCCCAAGCTCACCGAGTAG
- a CDS encoding PqqD family peptide modification chaperone, producing MRGRDIGTTFSDLWYRVAQTRPRLSVHADVVRQHFGPTVSYIVEDPASGQFYRISESAHFFLGMLDGRTTVDEAWQACNVQLGDAAPTQREVIELLSRLQLFGLLTGDGALDPELLHRRLSKAKHQKLQRRTGKWMFPHVPLINPEPLLRRHAWLCRALFSPAMGVAWTLLVLVALVLVFLSMDRFGDSLNQLAALNPQTLATLGVIFMALRAVHEAGHAIACKAFGGRCTEIGLILIAYVLPLPYCDATSAWRFANITPRVIVSLGGILAETVIAAVAAIYWALGSDPLLVSIAYQTMLVSSVTTLLFNLNPLLRYDGYYILSDVAGAPNLAQRSREMLKHLAQRYLLGVRGSRGPSYSSTGEAVLLAVYGALSVPYRIVIAFAILLVIASQYLTLGVVLAVVAGVVWMVWPVLKTAGFLLSDPKLEGRRGKAWAVTLGGLALLIAPLALYPVPTPAYAAATVEPVRIAGVRALEEGFLSEFLVRPGERVERGQLIARLENPRLRAQRDALDARLRQARVQVRNTMTARSPERDQFERAERVLADQLATLDQRIADLELIAEVSGRLSPLSAETRADLESRVGAFIPRGTALALVVSDDDLVVRALVPDRDHALVFGGEGDSPPAQVRLASRPSETFDAAVVRVAAVASRTLPSDSLAAQAGGSVVTDPRVTDGLVALEPSFLIDLKLEGDASVAAAAGVRARVRLEGPEMPLGRQWWRRVRQFFESRTWL from the coding sequence GTGCGCGGGCGGGACATCGGCACCACCTTCAGCGACCTGTGGTACCGCGTGGCACAGACGCGGCCGCGGCTGAGCGTGCACGCGGACGTTGTCCGCCAGCACTTCGGCCCGACCGTCTCGTACATCGTCGAGGATCCCGCGAGCGGACAGTTCTATCGCATCAGCGAGAGCGCCCACTTCTTCCTGGGCATGCTCGATGGCCGCACCACGGTCGACGAAGCCTGGCAGGCCTGCAACGTGCAGCTGGGCGACGCCGCCCCCACGCAGCGGGAGGTCATCGAGCTGCTCAGCCGGCTGCAGCTCTTTGGGTTGCTCACGGGCGATGGCGCGCTCGATCCCGAGCTGCTGCACCGACGCCTGAGCAAGGCCAAGCACCAGAAGCTGCAGCGCCGCACGGGCAAGTGGATGTTCCCGCACGTGCCGCTGATCAACCCCGAGCCGCTGCTGCGTCGGCACGCATGGCTGTGCCGGGCGTTGTTCTCGCCGGCCATGGGTGTCGCGTGGACGCTGCTCGTGCTCGTGGCGCTCGTGCTCGTGTTCCTAAGCATGGATCGCTTCGGCGACTCGCTCAACCAGCTCGCGGCCCTCAACCCGCAGACCCTCGCGACGCTCGGCGTGATCTTTATGGCGCTGCGTGCGGTCCACGAGGCAGGCCACGCGATCGCGTGCAAGGCGTTCGGCGGCCGCTGCACCGAGATCGGGCTAATCCTGATCGCCTACGTGTTGCCGCTGCCGTACTGCGACGCGACGAGCGCGTGGCGGTTCGCGAACATCACGCCGCGGGTCATCGTCTCGCTGGGCGGCATCCTGGCCGAGACGGTCATCGCCGCCGTCGCCGCGATCTACTGGGCGCTGGGCAGCGATCCGCTGCTGGTCTCTATTGCGTACCAGACCATGCTGGTCTCGAGCGTGACCACGTTGCTGTTCAACCTCAACCCGCTGCTCCGCTACGACGGGTACTACATCCTCAGCGATGTCGCCGGTGCGCCCAACCTGGCGCAGCGATCCAGGGAGATGCTCAAGCATCTCGCCCAGCGGTACCTGCTGGGCGTCCGCGGGTCGCGCGGGCCGAGCTATTCGTCGACGGGAGAGGCGGTGCTCCTAGCCGTCTACGGCGCGCTTTCGGTTCCGTATCGGATCGTGATCGCCTTCGCGATCCTCCTGGTCATCGCCAGCCAGTACCTGACGCTCGGCGTGGTGCTGGCGGTGGTCGCGGGCGTCGTCTGGATGGTGTGGCCCGTGCTCAAGACGGCGGGCTTCCTGCTGAGCGATCCCAAGCTCGAGGGCCGCCGCGGCAAGGCCTGGGCGGTCACGCTCGGCGGGCTCGCGCTGCTCATCGCGCCGCTGGCGCTGTACCCGGTGCCCACGCCCGCGTACGCGGCGGCGACGGTTGAGCCCGTCCGCATCGCGGGCGTCCGGGCGCTCGAGGAGGGCTTCCTCAGCGAGTTCCTCGTCCGCCCGGGCGAGCGGGTCGAGCGGGGCCAGCTCATCGCCCGCCTCGAGAACCCGCGGCTGCGCGCGCAGAGAGATGCGCTCGACGCCCGGCTGCGGCAGGCCCGCGTGCAGGTGCGCAACACGATGACCGCCCGGTCCCCCGAGCGAGACCAATTCGAGCGGGCCGAGCGGGTGCTGGCCGACCAGCTCGCCACGCTCGACCAGCGGATCGCCGACCTGGAGCTCATTGCGGAGGTGTCGGGCCGGCTGTCGCCGCTAAGCGCCGAGACGCGGGCAGACCTCGAGTCCCGCGTGGGTGCGTTCATCCCTCGCGGAACGGCCCTGGCGCTGGTCGTCAGCGATGACGACCTCGTCGTCCGCGCGCTCGTGCCCGATCGCGACCACGCGCTGGTCTTCGGTGGCGAGGGCGACTCGCCCCCGGCGCAGGTGCGGCTCGCCAGCCGGCCCTCGGAGACCTTCGATGCCGCGGTGGTTCGCGTCGCGGCGGTGGCGTCCCGCACGCTACCGAGCGATTCGCTCGCCGCGCAGGCCGGCGGCAGCGTGGTGACCGACCCCCGCGTGACCGACGGGCTGGTAGCCCTCGAACCGAGCTTCCTGATCGATCTCAAGCTCGAGGGCGACGCCTCGGTCGCGGCCGCGGCGGGCGTCCGGGCGCGGGTGCGGCTGGAGGGCCCGGAGATGCCCCTGGGCCGCCAGTGGTGGCGGCGTGTGCGGCAGTTCTTCGAGAGCAGGACGTGGCTCTAG
- a CDS encoding sigma-70 family RNA polymerase sigma factor, with translation MAGEADPTRWLDEHGDALYAFALRRLGAPEDAEDAVQECLLAALSAAGFEGRSRERTWLTGILKHKVLDRLRHRYRDARHARALADMLAAETDEFENGFWREHQDPWPGAGKMPAERAEFRAILAREIDRLPDAMRTALVLRELDGLGTQEICEVLSVTPTNLWTLVHRAKARLRTRLGEHLRDAGDAHQP, from the coding sequence GTGGCGGGCGAGGCGGATCCAACCCGGTGGCTCGACGAGCACGGCGATGCGCTGTACGCCTTTGCCCTCCGACGCCTGGGAGCCCCCGAGGACGCCGAGGACGCGGTTCAGGAATGCCTGCTGGCGGCGCTGTCGGCGGCCGGATTCGAGGGCCGCTCCCGCGAGCGGACGTGGCTCACCGGCATCCTCAAGCACAAGGTGCTCGATCGGCTGCGGCACCGATATCGGGACGCGCGGCACGCCCGCGCCCTGGCCGACATGCTGGCGGCGGAGACCGATGAATTCGAGAATGGGTTCTGGCGTGAGCACCAGGATCCGTGGCCCGGAGCCGGCAAAATGCCCGCGGAGCGGGCCGAGTTCCGCGCAATCCTGGCCCGAGAAATCGACCGGCTGCCCGATGCCATGCGGACGGCGCTGGTGCTCCGAGAACTCGATGGCCTCGGCACGCAAGAAATCTGCGAGGTTTTGTCGGTGACTCCGACTAACCTGTGGACGCTGGTGCATCGCGCCAAGGCGCGGCTCCGAACCCGCCTCGGCGAACAT
- the nbaC gene encoding 3-hydroxyanthranilate 3,4-dioxygenase yields MSAFPTINLRRWVDEHPEAFTPPVMNKQFAHESENAIIFVSVGPNTRNDYHVNPTEELFYQLKGDIAVRVRPLDGSPAQDVVIREGEMFLLPSWVPHRPQRPADTIGLIVEFPRGVDEHGNPQKDRLQWYCPKNDELVHEAQFELEHIDRDLHKIMDDFWNGPEETRTCKSCGTVIQRAGSFDLEKDALPS; encoded by the coding sequence ATGAGCGCGTTTCCGACCATCAACCTGCGCCGCTGGGTCGACGAGCATCCCGAGGCGTTCACGCCGCCGGTGATGAACAAGCAGTTCGCCCACGAATCAGAGAACGCGATCATCTTCGTTTCGGTGGGCCCCAACACCCGCAACGACTACCACGTCAACCCGACCGAGGAGCTGTTCTACCAGCTCAAGGGCGACATCGCCGTGCGGGTGCGGCCGCTCGATGGCAGCCCGGCGCAGGACGTCGTGATCCGTGAGGGCGAGATGTTCCTGCTGCCCAGCTGGGTGCCCCACCGCCCGCAGCGGCCGGCCGACACCATCGGGCTCATCGTCGAGTTTCCGCGCGGCGTCGACGAGCACGGCAACCCACAGAAAGACCGCCTGCAGTGGTATTGCCCGAAGAACGATGAGCTCGTGCACGAGGCCCAGTTCGAACTCGAGCACATCGACCGCGACCTGCACAAGATCATGGACGACTTCTGGAACGGACCCGAGGAGACACGGACCTGCAAGAGCTGCGGCACCGTCATCCAGCGAGCCGGCTCGTTCGATCTGGAGAAGGACGCGCTGCCGAGCTAG
- a CDS encoding DNA polymerase IV — MAEGEPSPDPADRTILHVDMDAFFASVEQLDDPSLRGKPVLVGGGGRRGVVAAASYEARAFGCRSAMPTAIARRLCPQAIVVRGNYARYRELSDRVFAILHDHTPLVQPLSIDEAFLDVTGSRRLLGDGVRIARSIRARIRGELGLAASVGVAPTMLVAKIASDLDKPDGLTVIRPGEVQARLDPLPISRLWGVGSAGEARLARHGVRTFADLRRLDLATLETMFGSMGGSLWRRCRGIDDRRVSTDRGVKTISHEQTFGDDLTTREACHAVLVDLSERVAWRLRRAGRSSRVVTVKIRTPDFATVTRSRTLTETTTATSDLLAISRELFDEWPFSPVRLLGVGVEALASDAAAQPGLFDGRERQQSGAVDAVADEIRARYGSGAVRRGSSLG; from the coding sequence ATGGCCGAGGGTGAGCCGAGCCCGGATCCTGCCGATCGCACGATCCTGCACGTCGACATGGACGCCTTCTTCGCGTCGGTCGAGCAGCTGGACGATCCGTCGCTGCGGGGCAAGCCGGTGCTGGTAGGCGGCGGCGGTCGGCGTGGCGTGGTCGCCGCGGCGAGCTACGAGGCCCGGGCCTTCGGCTGTCGATCGGCGATGCCCACGGCGATCGCGCGGCGCCTGTGCCCACAGGCCATCGTCGTCCGCGGCAACTACGCGCGGTACCGGGAGCTCAGCGACCGCGTCTTCGCGATCCTGCACGACCACACGCCGCTCGTGCAGCCGCTGAGCATCGACGAGGCCTTCCTGGACGTGACGGGCTCGCGGCGACTCCTCGGCGACGGCGTGCGGATCGCGCGGTCGATCCGTGCGCGCATCCGAGGTGAGCTGGGTCTGGCCGCATCCGTCGGCGTGGCGCCAACCATGCTCGTCGCCAAGATCGCAAGCGACCTGGACAAGCCCGATGGGCTCACGGTCATCCGACCGGGCGAGGTGCAGGCACGCCTCGACCCACTGCCGATCTCGAGACTCTGGGGCGTTGGGTCGGCCGGCGAAGCCCGGCTCGCGCGGCACGGCGTGCGGACCTTCGCAGACCTGCGGCGCCTGGATCTCGCGACGCTCGAGACTATGTTCGGATCGATGGGCGGCTCGCTGTGGCGGCGCTGCCGCGGCATCGACGACCGGCGGGTCTCGACCGACCGCGGCGTCAAGACCATCAGCCACGAGCAGACCTTCGGCGACGATCTCACGACGAGAGAGGCGTGCCACGCGGTGCTCGTTGATCTCAGCGAACGGGTCGCCTGGCGGCTCCGCCGCGCGGGCCGGTCCAGCCGGGTGGTCACGGTCAAGATCCGCACGCCCGACTTCGCGACGGTCACCCGGTCCCGCACGCTCACCGAGACCACGACGGCGACCTCCGACCTGCTCGCGATCAGCCGGGAACTGTTCGACGAGTGGCCGTTCTCGCCCGTGCGGCTCCTGGGCGTGGGCGTCGAGGCCCTGGCGTCGGATGCCGCCGCGCAGCCGGGCCTCTTCGACGGGCGCGAGCGGCAGCAGAGCGGGGCGGTGGACGCCGTCGCCGACGAGATCCGCGCGCGGTACGGCTCGGGAGCCGTGCGGCGGGGGTCGTCGCTCGGATAG
- a CDS encoding glycosyltransferase family 87 protein, which yields MRTPRIAPRLLRPLPFVVLGAIVVAWIVGTVPTGSMAAAVEAGESVKRAGDFPHFYFAADAALEGRSIFGGFANFREGGYLYPPFLAAALTPLVPLGLDTAAFVWWVLIAGLLGVLWYASVREMARRWALPGGAQALAGASAIVAVVFADPIRAFLALGQTDSLVLLGFAAPLVYLARGARRDRPTLAAIGLAISASIKFLPLALLPYFVATQRWGVLWRSIAGLIVIALLPALVLGWSANLRYLGASLAGLGQVVGLSPPDIDMPEPPTLAWSRSRSILSGFARLADWFEQPHAYAYAGAALLLCVWAALAAWLYRRHGLGFLGRLLRPSALPEQVSSRIVALEICSIIAAILALGPQTAKRHAIILLPAMLLAALFLVAGRSRLSRVQCGIGLGLLLVTSVLPARSGFEIGSIGALWDVAGAIGGFGWAIAAFSLLLLDAGLREARLAEDSLSH from the coding sequence GTGAGGACCCCGCGGATTGCCCCACGCCTGCTTCGGCCACTGCCCTTCGTGGTGCTCGGCGCCATTGTGGTCGCGTGGATCGTCGGCACCGTGCCCACGGGCAGCATGGCCGCGGCGGTCGAGGCCGGCGAGAGCGTCAAGCGGGCGGGCGACTTCCCCCACTTCTACTTCGCGGCCGACGCGGCCCTCGAGGGGCGGAGCATCTTCGGCGGCTTCGCGAACTTCCGCGAGGGTGGCTACCTGTACCCGCCGTTCCTGGCCGCGGCATTGACGCCGCTGGTGCCGCTCGGGCTGGACACGGCGGCGTTCGTCTGGTGGGTGCTGATCGCGGGGCTGCTCGGCGTGCTGTGGTACGCGAGCGTCCGGGAGATGGCGCGGCGATGGGCGCTGCCGGGCGGTGCGCAGGCGCTTGCCGGCGCGTCCGCGATCGTGGCGGTGGTCTTCGCCGACCCGATCCGGGCCTTCCTGGCGCTCGGCCAGACCGATTCGCTCGTGCTGCTGGGCTTCGCGGCGCCACTCGTGTACCTCGCCCGAGGTGCGCGGCGGGACCGCCCGACACTGGCAGCCATCGGGCTGGCGATCTCAGCGAGCATCAAGTTCCTGCCGCTGGCGCTGCTGCCGTACTTTGTTGCCACGCAACGCTGGGGCGTGCTGTGGCGGTCGATCGCCGGGCTCATCGTGATCGCGCTGCTGCCCGCCCTTGTGCTGGGCTGGTCGGCCAACCTGCGGTACCTGGGGGCGTCGCTGGCCGGGCTGGGGCAGGTGGTCGGCCTGAGCCCGCCGGACATCGATATGCCCGAGCCGCCGACGCTGGCGTGGAGCCGCAGCAGGTCGATCCTCAGCGGCTTCGCGCGGCTGGCCGATTGGTTCGAGCAGCCGCACGCCTACGCCTACGCGGGCGCCGCCCTGCTGCTCTGCGTGTGGGCCGCGCTCGCCGCGTGGCTCTACCGACGCCACGGTCTTGGATTTCTCGGGAGGCTCCTGCGACCGAGCGCCCTGCCCGAGCAAGTCTCCTCTCGGATCGTCGCGCTCGAGATCTGCAGCATCATCGCAGCCATCCTGGCGCTAGGGCCGCAGACCGCCAAGCGGCACGCGATCATCCTGCTGCCGGCGATGCTGCTGGCCGCCCTGTTCCTCGTCGCCGGGCGTTCGCGGCTCTCCCGAGTGCAGTGCGGCATTGGGCTCGGGCTGCTGCTGGTGACGTCGGTGCTGCCGGCGCGCTCCGGCTTCGAGATCGGCTCGATCGGCGCCCTGTGGGACGTCGCCGGCGCCATCGGCGGCTTCGGCTGGGCGATCGCCGCATTCTCGCTGCTGTTGCTCGATGCCGGCCTGCGCGAAGCACGGCTCGCCGAGGATTCGTTGAGCCACTAG
- a CDS encoding GAF domain-containing protein: protein MGADAIARFLANLLDRMSELANADLGAAYIGGGSDREGGLAAMHERPGAQQLAQRVRNDPGMLARLARVAERAMESDESGVVSERLVAADGLMYDSAATHEALGVPLVANGRTEGACVLLVPLARRDSSGLARTSLRLAADGFEAFLWSQRCLAEAERAAKLRETLELLDAAQRGPAAPAMAALFCDELRRRFACSRVSVGLVQGHDIRVVAVSGADTVERRSPAVESLEAAMEECADQDIEVVFPQPEGLAAADRRVVRAHGDLSQGFGPSAILSLPLRVDGDLVGVAVLERAADDPFPPGSIPLMRLVAEFIGPAVWTRRLADRGILRVVRDRIRDLGSAIVGPRHTLAKVVGILVLAVFAAMAFVPVPATISSEAETKADAMRSLTAPFQGYLEWVGFKPGDRVSEGDVVARMATTERQLQLAALDAQLAAARTERESQLARREVDAASVSEQRIRELEPQRAILARELERAEIRASIDGRLSGSDLEPFINAPISPDMPLGQIVGIDSVIVIKVGENNVDAVQQILARPADERGEADGTFAARARPDDRLPIRVLRINPQADAIAGGNVYLVEAQLVGDRPAWLRPGMTGRARIDNGWTTILYRVVDPLLDRARMAWWW, encoded by the coding sequence GTGGGCGCCGACGCCATTGCGCGCTTCCTCGCGAACCTGCTCGATCGCATGAGCGAGCTGGCCAACGCCGACCTCGGCGCGGCCTACATCGGCGGCGGCTCGGATCGCGAGGGCGGGCTGGCGGCCATGCACGAGCGGCCCGGCGCGCAGCAGCTCGCACAGCGCGTGCGCAACGACCCCGGCATGCTCGCCCGCTTAGCCCGCGTGGCCGAGCGGGCGATGGAGTCCGACGAGTCCGGCGTGGTGTCGGAACGGCTCGTTGCCGCCGACGGGCTGATGTACGACTCGGCGGCCACGCACGAGGCGCTCGGCGTGCCGCTGGTTGCCAACGGCCGGACCGAGGGCGCCTGCGTGCTGCTCGTGCCGCTGGCCCGGCGGGATTCGAGCGGGCTCGCGCGCACGTCGCTGCGGCTCGCCGCCGACGGCTTCGAGGCCTTCCTGTGGTCCCAGCGGTGCCTGGCCGAGGCCGAGCGTGCCGCCAAGCTCCGCGAGACGCTCGAGCTGCTCGATGCCGCCCAGCGGGGACCGGCCGCGCCCGCCATGGCCGCGCTGTTCTGCGACGAGCTGCGGCGGCGGTTCGCCTGCTCGCGGGTCAGCGTGGGCCTGGTGCAGGGGCATGACATCCGCGTGGTCGCCGTCAGCGGGGCGGACACCGTCGAGCGACGCAGCCCGGCGGTCGAGTCGCTCGAGGCGGCGATGGAGGAGTGCGCCGACCAGGACATCGAGGTCGTGTTCCCCCAGCCCGAGGGCCTCGCCGCCGCCGATCGCCGCGTCGTGCGAGCCCACGGCGACCTGAGCCAGGGCTTCGGGCCCTCCGCCATCCTCTCGCTGCCGCTCCGCGTGGACGGCGACCTGGTGGGCGTCGCCGTGCTCGAGCGAGCCGCCGACGATCCCTTCCCGCCCGGCTCCATCCCGCTCATGAGGCTGGTGGCCGAGTTCATCGGGCCGGCCGTGTGGACCCGTCGCCTCGCGGACCGCGGCATCCTGCGGGTCGTGCGGGACCGCATCCGCGACCTGGGGTCGGCCATCGTCGGGCCGCGGCACACGCTCGCCAAGGTGGTCGGGATCCTGGTGCTCGCGGTGTTCGCGGCCATGGCCTTCGTGCCCGTGCCCGCGACGATCTCGTCCGAAGCGGAGACCAAGGCCGATGCGATGCGGTCGCTCACGGCTCCGTTCCAGGGCTACCTGGAGTGGGTGGGCTTCAAGCCGGGCGATCGGGTGTCGGAGGGCGACGTTGTTGCGCGGATGGCGACGACCGAGCGGCAGCTGCAGCTCGCCGCCCTGGATGCCCAGCTCGCCGCCGCCCGCACCGAGCGGGAGTCCCAGCTCGCCCGCCGCGAGGTCGATGCGGCCTCGGTCAGCGAGCAGCGGATCCGCGAGCTGGAGCCCCAGCGTGCCATCCTCGCCCGCGAGCTGGAGCGCGCGGAGATCCGCGCGTCCATCGACGGGCGGCTGTCGGGCAGCGACCTCGAGCCGTTCATCAATGCCCCGATCTCGCCCGATATGCCGCTCGGCCAGATCGTTGGGATCGACAGCGTGATCGTCATCAAGGTCGGCGAGAACAACGTCGACGCCGTCCAGCAGATCCTGGCCCGTCCCGCCGACGAGCGGGGCGAGGCCGACGGCACCTTTGCGGCGCGGGCCCGGCCCGATGATCGCCTGCCGATCCGCGTGCTGCGGATCAACCCGCAGGCCGACGCCATCGCGGGCGGCAACGTCTATTTGGTGGAAGCCCAGCTCGTCGGCGATCGCCCCGCGTGGCTCCGCCCGGGCATGACCGGCCGCGCCCGCATCGACAACGGCTGGACCACGATCCTCTACCGGGTCGTCGATCCCCTGCTCGACCGGGCCCGCATGGCCTGGTGGTGGTAG